A region from the Paenibacillus humicola genome encodes:
- a CDS encoding type 1 glutamine amidotransferase domain-containing protein → MSLQGKTVICLVDDDFEDLELWYPVYRVREEGAAVLFAGPEKNRTHIGKYGVPAKADISFDEMDGTRIDGLLVPGGWAPDKLRRYPQVLQLVRELDKARKPIGQICHAGWVLISAKILSGRRVTSTPGIRDDMENAGAVWLDEPVVVDGHLVSARRPPDLPPYAKAFVDALSAASR, encoded by the coding sequence TTGTCGCTGCAAGGAAAAACGGTCATCTGCCTGGTCGATGACGATTTTGAAGATTTGGAGCTCTGGTATCCCGTTTACCGGGTGCGCGAGGAAGGTGCCGCCGTCCTGTTTGCCGGTCCGGAGAAAAACCGCACCCATATCGGCAAATACGGCGTACCCGCCAAAGCGGACATTTCGTTCGACGAAATGGACGGCACGCGCATCGACGGGCTGCTCGTTCCCGGCGGGTGGGCGCCGGATAAGCTGCGCCGCTATCCGCAGGTGCTGCAGCTCGTGCGCGAGCTCGACAAGGCGCGCAAGCCGATCGGGCAAATTTGCCATGCCGGGTGGGTGCTCATCTCCGCCAAAATATTAAGCGGCCGCCGGGTAACCTCCACCCCCGGCATCCGTGACGATATGGAGAACGCCGGCGCCGTCTGGCTCGACGAACCGGTCGTCGTGGACGGACACCTCGTTTCCGCCCGTCGCCCGCCGGATCTGCCGCCGTACGCCAAAGCGTTCGTGGACGCATTGTCCGCCGCCAGCCGTTAA
- a CDS encoding VanZ family protein — protein MNQTGVKPSRRALRFIPAVLVMAAIFTLSAQSGSELNTFLPWFQKLFPAMQSFDWAHFIAYFVLAAAFDFGFGRQGDRWTVKLLIVLLSGLYGLTDEYHQSFVAGRTPDPADILHDCIGAALAVLIAAVPFVRERWRRLAK, from the coding sequence ATGAATCAAACGGGCGTCAAGCCGTCCCGCAGAGCGCTGCGCTTTATTCCGGCCGTGCTGGTCATGGCGGCCATCTTCACGCTTTCCGCTCAGTCGGGCAGCGAGCTCAATACGTTTCTGCCTTGGTTCCAAAAGCTGTTTCCGGCCATGCAGTCGTTCGACTGGGCCCACTTTATCGCCTATTTCGTGCTTGCGGCCGCATTCGATTTCGGCTTCGGCCGGCAGGGGGACCGCTGGACGGTCAAGCTGCTGATCGTGCTCCTGTCCGGCTTGTACGGACTGACCGACGAATATCACCAGTCGTTCGTCGCCGGACGCACGCCCGACCCGGCGGATATCCTTCACGACTGCATCGGAGCCGCGCTGGCTGTGCTGATTGCGGCGGTTCCGTTCGTACGGGAACGCTGGCGGCGGCTCGCCAAATAG
- the ytxJ gene encoding bacillithiol system redox-active protein YtxJ has protein sequence MQSLSSVTQWRDILEASNAKPQLLFKHSTSCPVSAGAYDELSNWLEDAEASDFDCFLLRVIEDRDVSDAVAAALGVKHESPQLLYLANGEAKWHVSHWDITYSTLEAHLGKHCEK, from the coding sequence ATGCAAAGCTTAAGCTCGGTTACTCAGTGGCGGGACATTCTGGAGGCGTCGAACGCGAAGCCGCAGCTGCTGTTCAAACACAGCACGAGCTGCCCGGTGAGCGCGGGAGCGTACGATGAGCTGTCCAACTGGCTGGAGGACGCGGAAGCGAGCGATTTCGACTGTTTTCTCCTCCGGGTGATCGAGGACAGGGACGTTTCGGATGCCGTGGCTGCCGCGCTTGGCGTCAAACATGAGTCTCCCCAGCTCCTTTATTTGGCGAACGGCGAGGCGAAATGGCACGTTTCGCATTGGGATATCACATACTCGACATTAGAAGCTCATCTCGGGAAACATTGCGAAAAGTAA
- the ccpA gene encoding catabolite control protein A: MTVTIYDVAREAGVSMATVSRVVNNNPNVKPQTRKKVFEAIERLGYRPNAVARGLASKKTTTVGVVIPDISNSIFAEVARGIEDIANMYHYNIILCNADKKKDKEIRVINTLLEKQVDGLVFMGGAVTDEHLQAFKTANVPIVLCATTDENGTIPSVDIDHEGAAFDAVQMLIRGGHKRIAMISGTLQDPANGYARFQGYKRALEAAGLPYDENLVRVGNYRYESGAEAMKYFLELKDRPTAVFAATDEMAIGAIHCIQDSGLKVPDDISVISVDNSRMASMVRPQLTAVAQPMYDIGAVSMRLLTKLMKKESVDQAKVVLPHEIVSRQSVGSK; the protein is encoded by the coding sequence GTGACGGTAACCATTTATGATGTAGCAAGAGAAGCAGGCGTTTCGATGGCAACGGTATCTCGGGTCGTAAACAACAATCCGAACGTGAAGCCGCAGACGCGCAAGAAAGTGTTCGAGGCGATTGAGCGGCTCGGCTATCGTCCGAATGCGGTTGCGCGCGGTTTGGCCAGCAAAAAAACGACGACCGTCGGCGTCGTCATCCCCGATATATCGAACTCGATCTTCGCCGAGGTGGCGCGGGGCATCGAGGATATTGCCAACATGTACCATTACAATATCATATTGTGCAATGCGGACAAGAAGAAGGACAAGGAAATCCGCGTGATCAATACGCTGCTGGAGAAGCAGGTCGACGGGCTCGTCTTTATGGGCGGCGCCGTGACGGACGAGCATTTGCAGGCGTTCAAGACGGCGAACGTGCCGATCGTGCTGTGTGCGACGACGGATGAGAACGGCACGATTCCGTCGGTCGATATCGATCATGAAGGCGCAGCGTTCGATGCGGTGCAAATGCTGATTCGCGGCGGGCACAAGCGGATTGCCATGATCAGCGGTACGCTGCAGGATCCGGCCAACGGCTATGCCCGTTTTCAGGGCTACAAGCGCGCGCTTGAAGCGGCAGGCCTGCCGTATGACGAGAATTTGGTCCGGGTCGGCAATTACCGGTATGAATCCGGCGCGGAAGCGATGAAATATTTCCTTGAGCTGAAGGACCGCCCGACGGCCGTGTTTGCGGCGACGGACGAAATGGCGATCGGCGCCATTCATTGCATTCAGGATTCGGGTCTGAAGGTTCCGGACGATATTTCGGTCATCAGCGTCGACAACAGCCGTATGGCTTCGATGGTCCGCCCGCAGCTGACGGCAGTCGCTCAGCCGATGTACGATATCGGCGCCGTTTCCATGCGTCTCTTGACGAAGCTGATGAAGAAGGAGTCGGTGGACCAGGCGAAAGTGGTGCTGCCGCACGAAATCGTCAGCCGCCAATCGGTGGGAAGCAAATAG
- a CDS encoding 5'-methylthioadenosine/adenosylhomocysteine nucleosidase, with amino-acid sequence MTERFRKIGIIGAMVEEIDLLHKHVEKTGSFVKAGITYVEGTLHGRSVIFCKSGVGKVNAAVCTQLLIDAGAGCVLFTGVAGAVDPSLDIGDLVVSTSCLQHDMDCSPLGFARGQIPFQDVWEFAADPELVKLASDACEALFPGRSMKGKVLSGDQFIASRETVRELHEELGGACTEMEGAALAQVCAMNGTPFVVIRSMSDKADGSAHVNFAEFTVQASIHSHRIIDEMIRHL; translated from the coding sequence ATGACGGAACGTTTTCGCAAAATCGGCATTATCGGCGCTATGGTCGAAGAGATCGATCTTCTGCACAAGCATGTCGAGAAGACGGGCTCTTTCGTAAAAGCGGGGATTACCTATGTGGAAGGAACGCTGCACGGCCGCAGCGTCATTTTTTGCAAATCGGGCGTCGGCAAAGTGAATGCGGCCGTCTGCACGCAGCTGCTGATCGACGCCGGCGCGGGCTGCGTCCTGTTTACCGGGGTGGCCGGCGCCGTCGACCCTTCGCTCGATATTGGCGATCTCGTCGTATCGACTTCGTGTTTGCAGCATGATATGGATTGTTCGCCGCTTGGATTTGCGCGCGGGCAAATCCCGTTTCAGGACGTCTGGGAATTTGCGGCGGATCCGGAGCTTGTGAAGCTTGCGTCGGACGCCTGCGAGGCGCTCTTTCCCGGCCGCAGCATGAAAGGCAAGGTGCTCTCCGGCGATCAGTTTATCGCTTCGCGCGAAACAGTCCGAGAGCTGCATGAGGAGCTTGGCGGCGCCTGCACGGAGATGGAAGGAGCTGCGCTCGCCCAAGTATGCGCGATGAACGGAACGCCGTTCGTCGTCATTCGCTCGATGTCGGATAAGGCGGACGGCTCGGCGCATGTGAATTTTGCCGAATTTACAGTCCAGGCCTCCATTCATTCGCATCGCATCATCGACGAAATGATCCGCCATCTGTAA
- a CDS encoding ABC transporter ATP-binding protein has product MGVLEAKGLGLSYGDAFIFEDLDLAIPKEKITVFIGSNGCGKSTLLRSMARLLKPQRGSVVLDGGDIAGMSTKEVARKLSILPQGPTVPEGFTVLQLVKQGRYPYQSWLKMWSREDEAAVMSALAATGMSDFAERTVDSLSGGQRQRAWIAMTLAQDTPVILLDEPTTYLDLTHQIEVLDLLYELNEREKRTIVMVLHDINLACRYADHIVAIRCGKIEGQGRPEAIVDESLIDQVFQLKCKIMPDPIYGTPMCIPHGKSSPRRAAAAGTGSATELAMEPETEHAPKPATEHAPKTEPATEHAPKPADKPLEAVAAK; this is encoded by the coding sequence ATGGGCGTATTGGAAGCGAAAGGGCTCGGCTTGTCCTATGGGGACGCCTTCATTTTCGAGGATCTCGATCTGGCGATTCCGAAAGAAAAAATCACCGTGTTTATCGGCAGCAACGGCTGCGGCAAATCGACGCTGCTGCGCTCCATGGCAAGGCTGCTGAAGCCCCAGCGCGGCAGCGTCGTGCTGGACGGCGGCGATATCGCCGGCATGTCCACGAAGGAGGTGGCGCGCAAGCTGTCCATTCTGCCCCAGGGACCGACGGTGCCGGAAGGGTTCACCGTCCTGCAGCTGGTGAAGCAGGGCCGTTATCCGTACCAAAGCTGGCTGAAAATGTGGTCCCGCGAAGACGAGGCCGCCGTGATGTCGGCGCTCGCCGCGACCGGAATGAGCGATTTCGCCGAGCGAACCGTAGATTCGCTCTCCGGCGGCCAGCGGCAGCGCGCATGGATCGCCATGACGCTGGCGCAGGATACGCCGGTCATTTTGCTTGACGAGCCGACCACCTATCTCGATTTAACGCACCAGATCGAAGTGCTGGACCTGCTTTACGAGCTGAACGAACGGGAAAAACGTACTATCGTCATGGTGCTGCACGATATCAATCTTGCCTGCCGTTATGCCGACCATATCGTCGCCATCCGCTGCGGCAAAATTGAAGGACAAGGCCGCCCCGAAGCGATTGTCGACGAGTCATTGATCGATCAGGTGTTCCAGCTGAAGTGCAAGATCATGCCGGACCCGATCTATGGAACGCCGATGTGCATCCCGCACGGCAAAAGCAGTCCGCGGCGTGCGGCAGCGGCCGGCACGGGGTCAGCAACGGAACTTGCAATGGAGCCTGAAACAGAGCATGCGCCGAAGCCTGCAACGGAGCATGCGCCGAAAACGGAGCCTGCAACGGAACATGCGCCGAAGCCTGCTGACAAGCCGCTTGAAGCCGTAGCGGCCAAGTAG
- a CDS encoding FecCD family ABC transporter permease, with protein MSKYSAYRTPGSAFSALIEKRTVWTAGILLAFCAALMIVSTGIGSEYISPLTVVKAIFGSADPTSQVIVEQLRLPRIVIAVLVGASLASSGAVLQGIVRNPLASPDITGVTEGAALGAVLFIFLFQGTISIHWMPLASIAGAFAIAVLLYVLAWKNGVSPLRLVLIGIGISAAVKSISYMFIISGPMQLANQSLTFMTGTIYGSSWDNDVVTLLPWVAVLLPLTWLQARQVNIQALGDDVASSAGARVQKQRLVLLTLSIALAGSAVAIGGAISFIGLMAPHIARKLVGPSFGGLLPVSALIGAIILLVADLVARTAFLPQDVPAGVFTAAIGAPFFMYLLYRNRNQS; from the coding sequence ATGAGCAAATATTCTGCATACCGCACGCCCGGCTCCGCGTTCTCCGCACTGATCGAGAAACGAACCGTTTGGACCGCAGGCATCCTGCTTGCGTTTTGCGCTGCGCTGATGATCGTAAGTACGGGAATCGGCAGCGAATATATTTCGCCTCTCACCGTCGTCAAAGCGATTTTCGGCTCGGCCGATCCGACGTCCCAGGTCATCGTCGAGCAGCTTCGGCTGCCGCGGATCGTCATCGCCGTTCTCGTCGGCGCATCGCTCGCTTCCAGCGGCGCCGTGCTGCAGGGAATCGTCCGGAATCCGCTCGCTTCGCCCGATATTACGGGCGTTACGGAAGGCGCCGCGCTCGGAGCCGTGCTGTTTATTTTTCTGTTTCAGGGTACCATATCGATTCATTGGATGCCTCTTGCTTCAATCGCCGGCGCATTTGCGATCGCGGTGCTGCTTTACGTATTGGCTTGGAAAAACGGCGTCTCGCCTCTTCGGCTCGTGCTGATCGGAATCGGGATTTCGGCCGCGGTCAAGTCCATCTCCTATATGTTCATTATTTCGGGTCCGATGCAGCTTGCCAACCAGTCGCTGACGTTCATGACCGGCACGATTTACGGCTCCTCGTGGGATAACGACGTCGTTACGCTGCTGCCGTGGGTCGCCGTGCTGCTGCCGCTTACCTGGCTGCAGGCCCGCCAGGTCAATATCCAGGCGCTCGGCGACGATGTCGCCAGCAGCGCCGGCGCGCGCGTGCAGAAGCAGCGGCTGGTCCTGCTGACACTGAGCATCGCCCTGGCGGGTTCGGCCGTGGCAATCGGCGGCGCGATTTCGTTTATCGGGCTTATGGCTCCGCATATTGCACGCAAGCTCGTCGGCCCGTCGTTCGGCGGCCTGCTGCCGGTCAGCGCCCTGATCGGAGCTATCATTCTGCTCGTCGCCGATCTGGTGGCACGCACCGCTTTTCTGCCGCAGGATGTGCCGGCCGGAGTATTTACCGCCGCGATCGGCGCACCTTTCTTTATGTATCTGCTGTATCGGAACCGCAATCAATCTTGA
- a CDS encoding FecCD family ABC transporter permease, with the protein MFKIMGLISFSLALAAAVIGSITLGVTNIPLSDVWQSFIHFNGSNEHLIIRTARVPRALIATSAGASLAVAGAVMQAITRNPIASPSTLGVNAGAAFFIILASSLLGLSGLDALTWVALAGAAVSGGIVFFMGSIGRDGMTPVKITLAGASMAAFFASLTQGVMLTDGRAFDQILAWLVGSVAGRSLNQLSYALPYLAAGMLIAMLLPRHLNVLGIGDDVATGLGQRTAYVKTFAAVSVILLAGGSVAVAGPIAFVGIVVPHIARHIAGPDHRWLLPYCAVMGALLLVSADLGSRYIAMPQEVPVGVMTAVIGVPFFVHIARKGRRAQ; encoded by the coding sequence ATGTTTAAAATTATGGGACTAATTAGCTTCAGTTTGGCGCTTGCAGCCGCAGTTATAGGCAGTATAACGCTCGGAGTGACGAACATCCCGTTATCGGACGTATGGCAATCCTTCATTCATTTTAACGGCAGCAACGAACACCTCATTATTCGAACGGCCCGTGTCCCCCGTGCCTTGATTGCCACATCGGCAGGCGCGTCGCTGGCCGTCGCGGGCGCTGTCATGCAGGCGATCACGCGCAATCCGATCGCTTCCCCGAGCACGCTCGGCGTCAATGCGGGAGCCGCGTTCTTTATCATTTTGGCGTCAAGTCTGCTCGGCTTGTCGGGACTGGACGCGTTAACATGGGTGGCGCTGGCCGGAGCTGCGGTCAGCGGCGGCATCGTCTTTTTCATGGGGAGCATCGGCAGGGACGGCATGACGCCGGTTAAAATTACGCTGGCCGGCGCATCCATGGCCGCTTTTTTCGCTTCGCTAACCCAAGGTGTAATGCTGACGGACGGCAGAGCGTTCGACCAGATCCTCGCATGGCTGGTCGGTTCGGTCGCCGGACGCAGCCTGAACCAGCTGTCGTACGCGTTGCCGTATTTGGCGGCCGGCATGCTGATCGCGATGCTTCTGCCCCGGCATCTGAACGTCCTCGGCATCGGCGACGACGTGGCGACAGGGCTCGGGCAGCGCACCGCATACGTGAAAACGTTCGCGGCGGTGTCCGTCATCCTGCTGGCCGGAGGCTCGGTTGCGGTTGCCGGGCCGATCGCCTTCGTCGGCATCGTCGTCCCTCATATCGCGCGGCACATCGCCGGCCCCGATCATCGCTGGCTGCTGCCTTACTGCGCCGTGATGGGCGCGCTGCTGCTCGTATCGGCCGATCTCGGCTCCCGATACATCGCCATGCCGCAGGAAGTGCCCGTCGGCGTTATGACCGCGGTGATCGGCGTGCCGTTTTTTGTCCACATTGCCAGGAAAGGGAGACGCGCCCAATGA
- a CDS encoding ABC transporter substrate-binding protein: MWTNRSRKRAVWWAVLTLMLTMALSGCGKPAANDNGGAAAPEGTGSTSASGSGSAGSGEYTIEHAMGKTVIKGTPKRIVVLTNEGTEAVLALGIKPVGAVESYEGDPWYPHIKAEMDGVTVVGKESQPNLELIAGLKPDLILGNKMRQEKVYEQLSAIAPTVMSEDLRGNWMNNFKLYAEALNKKAEGDALLADFNKRIQDFKSKAGDKLKETVSVVRFMSGKTRVYHTNTFSGILFSELGIARNEMTKNAKNTFADEITKERLPEVDADRLFYLTYETGDGKASDTEKEWTNDPLWKNLNAVKSGHAYKVDDAIWNTAGGIKAANLMLDQLYEIYGLQK, translated from the coding sequence ATGTGGACGAACCGATCCCGCAAACGTGCGGTATGGTGGGCTGTACTGACTTTGATGCTGACGATGGCGCTTAGCGGATGCGGAAAACCCGCCGCTAACGACAACGGCGGCGCCGCGGCGCCGGAAGGCACCGGTTCAACCAGCGCCTCCGGCTCCGGTTCGGCCGGGAGCGGCGAATATACGATTGAGCATGCGATGGGAAAAACCGTCATTAAAGGAACGCCGAAGCGGATCGTCGTGCTGACGAACGAAGGGACCGAAGCGGTGCTGGCGCTCGGCATCAAACCGGTTGGCGCCGTGGAGTCGTACGAGGGCGATCCGTGGTATCCCCATATTAAAGCGGAGATGGACGGGGTCACCGTCGTCGGCAAGGAAAGCCAGCCTAATCTGGAGCTTATTGCCGGCCTGAAGCCGGATCTCATTCTGGGCAACAAAATGCGCCAAGAGAAAGTGTACGAGCAGCTCAGCGCAATTGCGCCGACCGTCATGTCGGAAGACCTGCGCGGCAACTGGATGAACAATTTCAAGCTGTATGCGGAAGCGCTGAACAAGAAGGCCGAAGGCGATGCGCTGCTGGCCGATTTCAACAAACGCATCCAGGACTTTAAATCGAAAGCCGGCGACAAGCTGAAGGAAACCGTATCCGTCGTTCGTTTTATGTCGGGCAAAACGCGGGTGTACCATACCAATACGTTTTCGGGCATTCTTTTCAGCGAGCTCGGCATTGCGCGCAACGAAATGACGAAGAACGCCAAAAATACGTTCGCCGATGAAATTACGAAGGAACGTCTTCCGGAAGTGGACGCGGACCGGCTGTTTTATTTGACCTATGAAACCGGCGACGGCAAAGCGAGCGATACCGAGAAGGAATGGACGAACGATCCGCTCTGGAAAAATTTAAATGCGGTCAAAAGCGGCCATGCGTATAAGGTGGACGACGCGATTTGGAATACGGCGGGAGGCATTAAAGCGGCAAACTTGATGCTCGATCAGCTGTACGAGATTTACGGCTTGCAGAAATAA
- a CDS encoding acetoin utilization protein AcuC, with amino-acid sequence MTDHAAFIRHPGAARYKFNDNHPFHPMRLTLAESLLEISGALRNEQVAAADLDGGPLLVTVHRDDYIELVKALSGESPVPAAVRKASGYGLGTGDTPYFPGMHAAAAAIAAGSAAAADTVMSGRALHAYHMAGGLHHAFPDRGSGFCVYNDASIAITRIRLTHGARVMYIDTDVHHGDGVQWTFYHDPDVLTYSIHETGKYLFPGTGFVHERGADQGFGTAINVPLEPYTEDDSWLECFAQTVEKAAAAFKPDVIVSQHGCDAHANDPLSHIHCSMRIYRDIPAIVHRLAHRYAGGRWIALGGGGYDIWRVVPRAWAVVWLEMSGHPLAAALAEGNVPLPEGWLGRWQAESPDPLPPHWLDDTAGWEPMPRRAEIAERNRRTAEIAVQDV; translated from the coding sequence ATGACGGACCATGCGGCATTTATCCGGCACCCGGGAGCAGCCCGCTACAAATTCAACGACAATCATCCTTTTCATCCCATGCGTCTTACGCTTGCCGAAAGTCTGCTGGAGATAAGCGGCGCATTGAGAAACGAGCAGGTTGCAGCGGCAGATCTGGACGGAGGCCCGCTCCTTGTAACCGTACACCGTGACGATTATATCGAGCTTGTAAAGGCGCTGAGCGGCGAATCCCCCGTCCCGGCAGCGGTCCGGAAAGCTTCCGGATACGGGCTCGGAACCGGGGATACGCCTTATTTTCCCGGCATGCACGCCGCTGCGGCCGCCATTGCCGCAGGCTCGGCCGCGGCGGCGGACACGGTGATGAGCGGCCGGGCGCTGCATGCCTATCATATGGCGGGGGGACTGCATCACGCCTTCCCGGACCGCGGTTCCGGCTTTTGCGTGTATAACGATGCCTCGATCGCGATAACGCGCATCCGGCTAACGCACGGCGCACGCGTCATGTATATCGATACGGACGTTCATCACGGCGACGGCGTCCAGTGGACGTTCTATCACGACCCCGACGTCTTGACGTACTCCATTCATGAAACGGGCAAATACCTGTTCCCCGGAACGGGCTTCGTCCATGAGCGCGGCGCGGACCAGGGCTTCGGCACCGCGATCAACGTCCCGCTGGAGCCGTATACGGAAGACGATTCGTGGCTGGAGTGCTTCGCGCAAACGGTGGAAAAAGCGGCCGCGGCCTTCAAGCCGGACGTGATTGTCAGCCAGCACGGCTGCGATGCGCACGCCAACGATCCGCTGTCGCACATCCACTGCAGCATGCGCATCTACCGCGACATTCCCGCGATCGTTCATCGCCTGGCGCATCGTTATGCCGGCGGCCGCTGGATTGCGCTCGGAGGCGGCGGCTACGACATCTGGCGCGTCGTACCGCGCGCGTGGGCGGTTGTCTGGCTGGAAATGTCCGGCCACCCGCTCGCAGCCGCTCTTGCGGAGGGCAACGTGCCGCTGCCGGAGGGCTGGCTGGGCCGCTGGCAGGCGGAAAGCCCCGATCCGCTTCCGCCCCATTGGCTCGACGATACGGCCGGATGGGAGCCGATGCCGAGAAGAGCAGAGATCGCGGAACGCAATCGCCGGACGGCGGAAATCGCCGTACAGGATGTGTAA
- a CDS encoding GNAT family N-acetyltransferase: protein MEHRKKHHALRLSSGSRELVVEGPIPPESLQSLSMHPSLDAFRRPVEQHKALVEIAGLPEGRIIAARDGNLLIGYVTFHYPSELERWSEGGMEDLIELGAIQVADDCRSLGIGRRMIETAFAGGQLDNAIVYTTEYYWHWDLEGTRMNVWDYRAMMEKLMKSVGMVWYATDDPEICAHPANCLMVRIGSEVPLASVEQFDRVRFRQRFMY from the coding sequence TTGGAGCACCGTAAAAAACACCATGCGCTTCGTCTATCGTCCGGCAGCCGGGAACTCGTCGTCGAAGGGCCGATTCCTCCGGAATCGCTTCAATCGCTTTCGATGCACCCTTCTCTGGACGCCTTCCGCCGGCCGGTGGAGCAGCACAAGGCGCTGGTGGAAATCGCCGGGCTCCCCGAGGGCCGGATTATCGCCGCCCGCGACGGCAACCTGCTGATCGGCTACGTGACGTTCCATTATCCAAGCGAGCTGGAACGATGGTCCGAGGGCGGCATGGAAGATCTGATCGAGCTTGGCGCCATCCAAGTGGCGGACGATTGCCGGTCGCTGGGGATCGGCAGGCGCATGATCGAAACCGCCTTTGCCGGAGGCCAGCTGGATAACGCGATCGTGTATACGACGGAATATTATTGGCATTGGGACCTAGAGGGGACCCGGATGAACGTGTGGGATTACCGGGCGATGATGGAGAAGCTGATGAAATCGGTCGGCATGGTTTGGTACGCAACCGACGATCCGGAAATTTGCGCTCACCCGGCCAACTGCCTGATGGTGCGCATCGGCAGCGAGGTGCCGCTCGCTTCCGTGGAGCAATTCGACCGCGTCCGCTTCCGGCAGCGGTTTATGTATTAA
- the acsA gene encoding acetate--CoA ligase, with amino-acid sequence MVDMHQERIPASGSGSNMASYEEALETFDFEQIEKQFSWYTTGKVNMAYEAIDRHVENGLGGKIALYYSDNARDESYTFEQMAKQSNRFANVLRGLGIGKGDRLFIFMPRTPELYFCLLGALKVGAVIGPLFEAFMETAVKDRLQDSGASAIVTTPALLSRISRSELPELKHVIVVGNDVQPGEGIVDYYAETAKASDDAAIEWLGREDGLIIHYTSGSTGKPKGVFHVQNAMIQHYYTGRVVLDLKPDDIYWCTADPGWVTGTSYGIFAPWLNGATNVIRGGRFSPQDWYGTVQKYGVTVWYSAPTAFRMLMGAGDSVVNEFDLSSLRHVLSVGEPLNPEVVRWGLKVYNQRIHDTWWMTETGGQLICNYPCMDMKPGSMGRPLPGIQAAIIDDNGNELPPYRMGNLAVKTPWPSMMRKIWNNPAKYEEYFRIPGWYISGDSAYKDEDGYFWFQGRIDDVINTSGERVGPFEVESKLVEHPAVAEAGVIGKPDPMRGEIIKAFIALREGYTPSEELKADIAKFVKEGLSAHAAPREMEFKDKLPKTRSGKIMRRVLKAWELNLPTGDLSTIED; translated from the coding sequence ATGGTTGACATGCATCAGGAACGGATACCCGCAAGCGGTTCCGGCTCGAACATGGCAAGCTACGAAGAAGCGCTTGAGACGTTCGATTTTGAACAGATCGAAAAGCAGTTTTCCTGGTACACGACGGGGAAAGTGAACATGGCTTACGAAGCGATCGACCGTCATGTGGAGAACGGGCTTGGCGGAAAAATCGCACTCTACTATAGCGACAATGCACGCGATGAATCGTATACGTTCGAACAGATGGCCAAGCAGTCGAACCGCTTTGCGAACGTGCTGCGCGGTCTTGGGATCGGGAAAGGGGATCGGCTGTTTATTTTTATGCCCCGGACGCCCGAGCTTTATTTTTGTCTGCTCGGCGCGCTGAAGGTCGGCGCGGTGATCGGACCGCTGTTCGAAGCGTTTATGGAAACGGCGGTCAAGGACCGGCTGCAGGACAGCGGCGCCAGCGCGATCGTAACGACGCCGGCGCTATTGTCCAGAATTTCCCGCAGCGAGCTGCCGGAGCTGAAGCATGTCATCGTCGTCGGCAATGACGTACAGCCCGGCGAAGGCATCGTCGACTACTACGCGGAAACGGCAAAGGCTTCGGACGATGCAGCGATCGAATGGCTTGGCCGGGAAGACGGGCTTATCATCCATTATACGTCGGGCTCGACCGGCAAGCCGAAAGGCGTTTTCCATGTCCAGAACGCCATGATCCAGCACTATTACACCGGCCGCGTGGTGCTTGATTTGAAGCCGGACGACATTTACTGGTGTACGGCCGACCCCGGCTGGGTGACGGGCACGTCTTACGGCATTTTCGCGCCGTGGCTGAACGGGGCGACAAATGTGATCCGGGGCGGACGCTTCAGTCCGCAGGATTGGTACGGCACGGTTCAAAAATACGGCGTAACGGTCTGGTACAGCGCGCCGACCGCTTTCCGCATGCTGATGGGAGCGGGAGACAGCGTCGTCAACGAGTTCGATCTGTCCAGCCTGCGCCATGTGCTCAGCGTCGGCGAACCGCTGAACCCGGAAGTCGTGCGCTGGGGGCTGAAGGTCTATAATCAGCGTATTCACGATACGTGGTGGATGACGGAAACCGGCGGACAGCTGATTTGCAACTATCCATGCATGGATATGAAGCCGGGCTCAATGGGCCGTCCGCTGCCAGGCATTCAAGCCGCCATCATTGACGACAACGGCAACGAGCTGCCGCCTTACCGCATGGGCAACCTCGCCGTGAAGACGCCGTGGCCTTCGATGATGCGGAAAATCTGGAATAACCCGGCCAAATACGAGGAGTATTTCCGGATCCCGGGCTGGTATATTTCCGGCGACTCCGCCTATAAAGACGAGGACGGCTATTTCTGGTTCCAAGGCCGGATCGACGACGTGATCAATACGTCGGGCGAACGCGTCGGGCCGTTCGAGGTCGAGAGCAAGCTGGTCGAGCATCCGGCCGTCGCCGAAGCGGGCGTGATCGGCAAGCCGGATCCGATGCGCGGCGAAATTATCAAAGCGTTCATCGCGCTGCGCGAAGGCTACACGCCGTCCGAAGAGCTGAAAGCCGACATTGCCAAATTCGTCAAGGAAGGGCTGTCCGCACATGCGGCGCCGCGCGAAATGGAATTTAAAGACAAGCTGCCGAAAACGCGCAGCGGCAAAATTATGCGCCGCGTGCTGAAGGCGTGGGAGCTCAATCTCCCGACGGGCGATTTATCTACGATCGAGGACTGA